A single Choristoneura fumiferana chromosome 9, NRCan_CFum_1, whole genome shotgun sequence DNA region contains:
- the LOC141430868 gene encoding uncharacterized protein produces the protein MFSVLTNMVIMYVDIVLLMILLGLILCVCTYCVVRIRRLQHSGQVTILLKPTKVLFSHKNEESGKEELRSVVAYQNPFTGDYCVHKSHPPKGYMNALPSPESTDSGVSDEYEPLKPTVGIPDSEYEKGKDYGHFNIKEHCRLASICEDNSVNKTRNWNYKEYQI, from the exons ATGTTCAGTGTACTAACAAATATGGTGATAATGTATGTGGACATTGTGCTTTTGATGATTTTG TTGGGCTTAATATTGTGCGTGTGTACATACTGCGTTGTACGGATACGGAGGCTGCAACACAGTGGGCAG GTTACAATTTTGCTGAAGCCGACTAAAGTGCTATTCTCTCACAAAAACGAGGAGAGCGGCAAAGAGGAACTCAG AAGTGTAGTAGCCTACCAGAACCCTTTTACTGGTGACTACTGCGTGCACAAATCGCATCCCCCCAAGGGCTACATGAATGCGCTCCCTTCCCCTGAATCAACAGACAGTGGGGTTTCCGATGAGTATGAACCCTTGAAGCCGACTGTGGGGATTCCGGATTCAGAGTACGAGAAAGGGAAAGATTATGGCCATTTTAAT ATTAAAGAACACTGTAGACTTGCAAGCATCTGCGAAGACAATAGCGTCAATAAAACTCGGAATTGGAACTACAAAGAGTACCAGATATAA